ACAGTAAAGAAATCAACACCAGCCGAAAAAGAAGCCGGTCATTACCTGCGAATCGTCTTATTTTCGGCATCATCATTGAGCAAACAATGGCGCATAAATACCCGGTATAAAGGAAGGCAATTTGTGCAGCGCTCAATGCCGGATGCTGTGAACGCATGTGAAAAGGCAGGTAATTAAGTACTGAAGCCAGACAGCAGATTGCTGTAAATATGATGAATACACAGGCCCAGACATCTTTACGACCCAAAACATCTGCCAGTGCCGTCTTCAGTTGAATCTGTTCAGGGTTACCCGAGGTTCGATCCAGAAACAGAATAAACGGTGAAACACAGAGCATGGCACAGCCAAGCGCAATCCAGACCGGTGCGTGATGACCGGCAGAAATCAGGGAACCACTGAGTAGCCTGCCACACACAGAGCCTGCAACAGAAGCCGACACATACCACACCACGGCGGCACCGGATTTGCCCGAAGTATCCGCCATTGCAGTCATCAGTGCCGGTAAAATAGCGGAAAACAGCAGACCTTCCACCGTTTTCAGCGCAAGTGCATGCTCAATATGAACCACTGACGCAAAAAGAATCTCCATTCCTCCCAGCAGAGGCAGACACACCAGCAATAACGTTCGGGCCGGGATCGCTCTTAAAAACAGACCGGACAGC
Above is a window of Endozoicomonas montiporae CL-33 DNA encoding:
- a CDS encoding MFS transporter, producing the protein MVVFKQGILLLVTILVFGSLYAPQPVLPYLADYFQSNPAQTSELVTRIMLVLSLGALLSGLFLRAIPARTLLLVCLPLLGGMEILFASVVHIEHALALKTVEGLLFSAILPALMTAMADTSGKSGAAVVWYVSASVAGSVCGRLLSGSLISAGHHAPVWIALGCAMLCVSPFILFLDRTSGNPEQIQLKTALADVLGRKDVWACVFIIFTAICCLASVLNYLPFHMRSQHPALSAAQIAFLYTGYLCAIVCSMMMPKIRRFAGNDRLLFRLVLISLLLGMLILVVDYYGSCLIAVAIMCGTVFMVHSGLSAYLNQNIPQHRRVVNGFYLTSYYLGGAFSSLLPGSLFMSMGWHWLLVGLSVLLCVAIAMVSFIRG